TAGAGCTGAGGTGGTGATGCCACTGCTGGGGAGTGGCTGCAAATATAGATTAACATTAGTAGAGAGATTTGACTGCACAGAGACCATAATGAATCAATTGCTGGCAGACTCATATCAAAACTTTATCAGTGAGTAGCAAATGACACTTACGCTGCATCTGGTGGCAGACTATATAGTGGTAAGTGAGTTGATGTACTTCAGTTGCACAGCTGTAGCTAGGGGCAGGCTTTAAGTCGGAATCCAGTATTTATTGTAGTTTGTGCCTGGCCtgcccattattttatttaccacTTTCATCCATGCCCTTTCCTGCACTGTGCACTTTCTCAGTAACAGTTTTGGTAAGCCCATTAACTCACCCTAGCCAAAATGAGTAGAAAGGAGAGCTTCTTTGAAAAGGGAGAAAGATCCAGTGATGAGGCAGCAGAAGACTTTAAGACTGCCAACAAAAAGAAAgctgcatttaaaagaaaataccagaATTCCTACTTACAATACCAGTTCATTGCAACAGGTGATTCACATTCTCCAAGTTCACTTTGTATAATATGTGACAAGTGGCTATGCAACAAAGCCATGAAACTGCTTTGTCACATGGAGACCAAGCACCCTACATTAATAATAAGCCTTTGaggtttttcaaaagaaaaaaatgtgaaaacaaagaagagaagaaattattGAAGGCCACCACTCCATCAGTTTGTCTGCACTGAGAGCATCATTCTTAGTGGCTAACCACATTGCTAAAGCTAAGAAGCCCTTTGCTATTGGTGAAGAGTTGATCTTTCCTGCTGCTAAGGACATTTGTCATGAATTTTTAAGAGAGGCTGCAGTTCAAAAGGTAGCATGTGTTTATCTTTTGGCTAGCACCACAACTCGATGAATTGATGAAATATTACAGGATAAGGCACAATTGTTAGAGAGGATTAATGAGTCACCATGGTGTGCAATCCAGGTTGATGAGTCTACCAATGCCGACAACAAAGCAAcatgcttttttgtgtgtgatgtatTTTTCAAGAGGATGTGAATGAGGATATATTATACGCACTTTTGTTGCCAACCGGTACCACGGCTGCAGAACTATTCAAGTCTTTGAATGATTACGTATCATGAAATGGAATCAGTCATTTTGTGTTGGTATATGCACAGGTAGAGCAGCTGCCATGACTGGACGGCATTCTGGTTTCACTACTCATGTCAAAGAGGCCGCTTCTGAATGTGAGTCtatgcattgtattccatggagAAATGCTGGCTAGCCGGAAAATGTCACCCGAACTTAACAAAGTTTTGCAGTATGTGATTAAAATTATCAACTACATTATACATGCCCTTAACTCAATCTGTTTGCGCAGCTCTGTGAGGAGATGCACGCCGAGCACATGCATCTTCTCTTATACACAGAAGTGACATGGCTTTCTAAATGTACATCACTGACTGGAGTTTTTGAGTTAAGAGAGCTGCTTCAgagccttcttttgagaaaaacaGTCCCACTAGCAGCACATTTCATGACATCAAATGGGTCACAAAACTTGCTTACTTGTATGGCATCGTCAACCTGCTCAATGAACTCTGTCACTTCAGGAAAGAATGACAACTGTGTTCAAGTTGGCAGATAAAATGGCTGCATTTGAAGCCAAACTGGAAACACGGAGGTGACAAATGAACACTGGGATTTCTGCCATCTCAAACATTAGCAGATTTTGAAAGAGACTGAGCCAGGACCTTCTTCTCCCAGCTGGTGCATGATTACCTATCTCAGCTTTCAAAAGAGTTTGAACATTACttcctgtattagtcagggttctttaaggggacagaactaatagaatagatatatacatgtatataaagaagagtttattaagtattagctTACACTATCATAAGGTCCCACAATAGGGACTGCAGGCTGAGGAGtgaggagagccagtctgagttccaaaactaaagaacttggagtctgaggttcgagggcaggaagcatccagcatgggagaaagatgtaggctgggaggctaggccagtctctcttttcacatttttctggcTGCTTATATTCTAACcaagctgattagattgtgcccacccagctTAAGGGTGGGTCCGcatttcccagcccactgactcaaatgtttaCCCTCctttggaaacaccctcacagacacaccaaggATCAATACCtagtatccttcaatccaatcaagttgaatttcagtattaaccatcacacttcCCATTCACAAAAGACAGAATGGATCTGTGACCCTTTTGCGAATAATCCAGGTGAATCCACTTTGTCATGCTAGAAGAGGATCAACTGCTTGATATTGAAAATGACAGAGGCCTTAAAAGTATGTTTGAGACTTCAAATCTCTATAcgttcgattttttttttttctttttggtatcaggatgacgctGGCCTCAttctatatgttctcatttaaGTCAAGGAGGAATATCCTGAGATTGCCACAAAATTACTGAAAAGCCTGCTTCCATTTCCAACATTCTATCTTTGTGAGGCAGGGTTTTCTGCAGTAGCAGCAACCAAAACGAGATTACAGAATAGACTGGACATAAGCAACACACCTCGGGTGTCACTGTGTCTCATCACTCTCAGATGGGACTGTCCAGTTGCAGGAAAAGAAGCTCAGGGCTcgcactgattctacattatggggagttgtataattatttcattatatactccaatgtaataataatagaaataaagagaataaacGAAATGTGCTTGAATCATGTTAGTATACATAGTCCTATAATTCATAGAGGTATACACAAAAGATTCAGCTTTTAAGTTGAAGATAGGtaagacatgtttttaaaaaacacacaaaatagtatttttttctatgaatacataaagatacatgtaaacgcaaataaaaagaatttaaagaataCACACCGCATTGATAATAGCGGAAAGATACCTTtcaggagaaaagaaatggaacCAAATATTTCTTCaggctaacttaaaaaaaaagtacaacgtTTCTGTTGTTTGTGAATACAACTATTGTAATGACAACACTAAAACGGCAGAATGAATTAGTTCTTAATATGCTGATCTGTGGTTATGGATGTTGTCTGATTTGGAGATGTAGATTTAGAAGTCATCAGCACATAGATAAACTGcccaaaggaggaggaagaaaggaggggagaagcATCAGGTGTTAAAAAAGCCACGTTAGGTTATTTAACAGTTTGCAGCATCACGAGCAGCAGGATGGTTAAGTAACACAGAAACTGTAATGCTTTTGCAAGCAGGATCCCTAGTTACGAAGCTCTAATAGGTGGAAACCCAGCTCAAAAGCGACGCTAACACCCGGGGAAAAACATTGACTGCCTCCAATCGCAGTGGAGCGCCAAGTAGGAGGCGGTACCTGACGACTACGCCTGCGCGAGTGGTTACGCAAGCTCACAGACTTTGCGCACGCGCACAGGCGCACGACCGCGCAGTTTCTATCTTGCTGAAAGCTTTTTCCGAGAGGTTGAGCGGTTTGCACAATGTCGGAAATGGCCGAGCTGTCTGAGCTGTATGAGGAGAACAGTGACCTGCAGATGGATGTGATGCCTGGCGAGGGTGACCTTCCGCAGATGGAGGTAGGCAGCGGGAGCCGGGAGCTATCCTTGCGTCCCTCCCGCAACCGGGCCCCGCCACAGCTAGAGGAGGAAGGCCCAATGGAGGAGGAGGCGGCCCAGCCAATGGCGGCGCCAGAGGGGAAGCGGAGCCTTGCTAACGGGCCCAACGCTGGGGAGCAGCCAGGCCAGGTGGCGGGCGCAGACTTCGAGAGCGAAGACGAGGGCGAGGAATTTGATGACTGGGAGGACGACTACGACTATCCGGAAGAGGAGCAGCTTAGTGGTGCCGGCTACCGAGTATCAGCAGCTCTCGAAGAAGCCAACAAGATGTTTCTGAGAACAACCAGAGCAAGAGAAGCAGCCCTGGATGGCGGGTTTCAGATGCATTATGAGAAGACCCCGTTTGATCAGTTAGCTTTCATCGAAGAGCTTTTTTCACTGATGGTTGTCAATCGTCTGACCGAAGAACTCGGCTGTGATGAGATTATTGATAGAGAGTAGTTACATGCTGTTAAAAGAGGAGGAAACTACTTGAGGAGGGACCCAACTTTCCGGTATCTTTTGGGTTCATTCCAAATAGTTCTGTGCCATTGAAAAACTTGACCttcaaaaaaatgtgtttttcagaaTAGAAGACAATAGGATAGTGACTGTACAGTtgtgaaaaaagaagagaatcattaaagaaaaaatgatgtttAGACTGTTGAAGTCTGTTCTCAAGAATGTCCTAAAACACCAATGGCTTTGACTTTGTTATTGATCCAGATTATTTTCCTTGCATTGGGGAAAATATCTTTCATATTTGTTTTGCTGTAAAGATGGTTTTGCAAGAATAAGTCATGACCAAGACAAACCAAGACAAGAGCCCACTGATACTgattatatgagaaaaaaatgtatccaaCTAGGACACATATCTTTTGAGTTATTTGGACTGAAAGCTtaagaaaacttggaaaattcTATTTTGTGATCTGTTCAAGCCATAGTTATCAAAGGCTAAATTTTCAGTGTAAGATAAATGGAGTAGTCTTCATTATCCCAAAAGGATGAGCAAACTCAAATATATATCACGTGCTATATGTCTTAAGATGTGTTTCCAAAAGCatttgaaattttgtttgtaCACGTATCTTGATCATTTATAAAGCCACTGTGATCTATAAATCAAGAAAATCCATTGTCAAgaccatttttaaaagtcaaaaattaagacatccttaatttaaaagtttcaaaTCTAGACATTGTGTGTGAATGTACAAAGAAAAACCATTTCTAACGCTGTTATATactagagaaattttgttttgcttgctgTTTTGACTTGACGGGTGAAAGACTTTAGTTGAACTTCATATTGTAAGAACTGTTAATAAAAGTTGTCAAGTAAAAAGCCCTATATCTAAAAAGACTTTATGAACAGTTATTCTATCAACTCTTAAAGGTTTTAAACCTGCCCAAAAATTACCTTGTAATCTGAAgtttccctccctctgtctcctcctcttAAGCTTGTTATTTGTTATGCACCAGCATTGGAGATAATAAAATTTCTtgttctgtgtattttgtttggTTGATCGTATTGCATACATACTTTCTCTGTATACTACTTTTTATTGTATGTATTATTGCAACCACTTGATTTAAACTTAATTAGTATTAAGGGAAAATGATCCAGCTTAAGATATCTAATTCACAAATTTGTTTCTGgaaattaaattttgtaaattaaGTTTTTACCTATAAGAATTTGCTGGTCTAGGAAAACCTGCCCTGTCAATGAGTATGTTGCTGTGGTTATCTTACTAAGATGCTGAAGTTTTAGGAGTGTAATTACATCAGAAGGCTATGCTCAGCAAAATGAGTTTATCAGCAGGTTTTATGATCAGTAAAAAGATTCCAGATGCTTCTGCTCCATTGTAGCAGTAAAGAACATATATCCAATGCAACAGGACCACTCAGAGCCTAATTTATTTTACGGTCATCTGTCTTTTGGGGAGAGGGATCTGTAAAAGATAGGAGTGTGACAAGGATGATCAAAATTGCTCAGACATTAGCTGAGTTGGGAGGGAGAGATGGTGGAAGTAAAATGTTGGTGCTTAAATTTCTTAATCCTACGATCTCTTCCACTGCTTTCTCAGCCTGTAGCAGCAGTCAGATGAGTGTAGCCAGATAATTAATTGCATGCATGATGTAAATTATCATGGGTGGGGGTATGCTAGTGCACAATAAAGTGGCTGCTTGTATTTACCTCCAGATCTTTTTCTTTACCAGGAAAATTTACCTTTACTAGGAAAGATAAactcttgaaaaaaaatctgaggtcTACTAACTAGAAGGTTGTGATTCTGTTTGTCTCTGGAACTGAGTAGGGCGCAAGAGGTGGGGTAGGAAACTCCCTGTTGCATCCGAAGGCTAATGTTGGGGAGAAAAACCTGGGCTCTGCAATTGACtcagttgtttttctctcttaaaaataggCAGTAACCTGAGAGACAATGAAAATTGTAAGTACTTACTTGTATTTatagagaataaaaaagagagagagagagggagggaggagtgtgTGAGTCATCTAAGGGAACTAGAGAAAGGAGTTCTGCAGAAATTCGAACTGGTTTTGCAATATAGGGAATTTAAAGAAGCTTTTGAGTATGCAGTGTGATTAGGGAGTTTTCCAAATTTATCCATATGTATTATAAATGTTCAGTTAAATCAGATATCCCATGTTGGCTGTCTTCAGGCCACAGATCTATTTTGAttggttcatgcttataatttTAAGAGACCGCCATCTCAGTACAGAGATACCAGctaaaaatctggatttttaccattttattttgagatggagtcttgctttgttgcccaggctggagtgcagtagctcaatctcagcttattgcaaccgccacctcccaggttcaagcaattctgctcagc
Above is a window of Callithrix jacchus isolate 240 chromosome 8, calJac240_pri, whole genome shotgun sequence DNA encoding:
- the EID1 gene encoding EP300-interacting inhibitor of differentiation 1 codes for the protein MSEMAELSELYEENSDLQMDVMPGEGDLPQMEVGSGSRELSLRPSRNRAPPQLEEEGPMEEEAAQPMAAPEGKRSLANGPNAGEQPGQVAGADFESEDEGEEFDDWEDDYDYPEEEQLSGAGYRVSAALEEANKMFLRTTRAREAALDGGFQMHYEKTPFDQLAFIEELFSLMVVNRLTEELGCDEIIDRE